A region from the Perca fluviatilis chromosome 16, GENO_Pfluv_1.0, whole genome shotgun sequence genome encodes:
- the c16h5orf15 gene encoding keratinocyte-associated transmembrane protein 2 — protein sequence MATCRKMGRSGRNMCALSLVISLQLLASGCLSAPVNNVTEATSQEKPVGTTSQNLNLTIVSNNTGEAEPSPSPMDSMNLTDSKDPMTPAGNVSETTKEDAPKDNHTTAIEPKMSTMRKETNPVTIIDSSDNTQQQGAGGNGDTQTDAAGKKPDNNNATDGPADSKPTQASSPEVPNTSAKAPEPAKPVTEAVEAPVSASKPANTLDLFTLPDTDADLLETTDKAPAPQNDLDGYSDEGNDEDDDTYMTNDDEDNIGGAFENDVKDQTVSRQQPDGMEVTRYKGADSYNTEDEDSHFFFHLVILAFLVAIVYITYHNKRKIFLLAQSRRWKDSLCSRNTVEYHRLDQNVNEAMPSLKMTRDYIF from the exons ATGGCGACGTGCAGAAAGATGGGACGAAGCGGAAGAAATATGTGTGCTCTTTCTCTGGTTATTTCCCTCCAACTGTTAGCCAGCGGCTGCCTGTCAGCTCCAGTGAATAACGTAACGGAAG CAACAAGCCAGGAGAAACCGGTGGGAACCACATCTCAAAATCTAAATTTGACCATTGTGAGCAACAACACAGGTGAAGCAGAGCCTTCGCCATCTCCAATGGATTCAATGAATTTAACAGATTCCAAGGATCCAATGACACCTGCTGGCAATGTCTCCGAAACAACAAAGGAAgatgctcctaaagacaaccaCACAACAGCCATTGAACCAAAAATGTCTACAATGCGTAAGGAAACAAATCCAGTCACCATCATTGATAGCTCTGATAATACACAACAGCAAGGAGCTGGTGGCAATGgcgacacacaaacagatgcgGCTGGAAAGAAACCAGACAACAATAATGCAACAGATGGACCTGCTGATTCCAAACCCACCCAAGCTTCTAGTCCTGAAGTTCCCAACACCTCTGCCAAAGCCCCGGAACCAGCCAAACCTGTCACGGAAGCGGTAGAAGCACCCGTCTCCGCCTCCAAACCCGCCAACACTCTGGACCTGTTCACACTGCCGGACACTGATGCAGACCTGCTGGAGACCACTGACAAAGCACCGGCACCGCAGAATGATCTGGATGGTTACTCAGATGAGGGCAACGACGAGGACGATGACACCTACATGACCAACGACGATGAGGACAACATTGGCGGCGCATTTGAAAATGATGTCAAAGACCAGACTGTGAGCAGGCAGCAGCCAGACGGGATGGAGGTGACCCGTTACAAGGGAGCAGACAGCTACAACACAGAGGATGAGGACTCCCACTTCTTCTTTCATCTGGTCATTCTGGCTTTCCTGGTGGCAATCGTTTACATCACCTATCACAACAAGAGGAAG aTCTTCCTTCTGGCTCAGAGTCGGCGCTGGAAGGACAGTCTGTGTTCCCGCAACACCGTGGAGTATCACCGCCTGGACCAGAACGTCAACGAGGCCATGCCATCCCTCAAGATGACCCGAGACTACATTTTCTGA